ATCCCTGTACACTTTATGGGTGTGGTGGTGTGTAACTAATAACAGCACACACCCAGAAATTGGGCCTACACAAATATCTGTAAGCACCAACTCGTACAACCAGTCaagaatggaaagaaaagaactgCGTTTTGTTCATCTGTAAAGGTTTTGAAACCGTTACAGTAAGGAGCGCTTTTTTTAGCCGGTGCTGTTATTTGATCTGAGTGGACAAAAAAGGGGAAACTACAGTCTATTGTTCTTAGTGAGAGCTGTCAAGTGGAGGTCAACAGGACTGTTCCATTGTAATGGTAGGGGACAACAAGTGTAATCTTTTATGTCTCATTCATTGCTTGGAGTCTAATTATTAATTTTCATTGAtatatctgtcattttaagcttaggccacactgacttaattttatggatgatccTATGGAGACCCCAAAAGTAATGTGCGAgggagaaataaaagaaaaatccagcaaaaaatgtTGCTAAACCATGCTTGGTTGATTTGTTTGCCTTAttttcacctccagtaagactgcaAGGAACAATTGTTGCCATTTGAATCATATTCatttgccattcttgtttaaagaggaaaCAAGGATACTGTGgtcccatgccctgaccatgtgccccttaCCCTGGACAGCAGaccctctggcaagcataaaattctgattgactagGAATTctattgggtgacatgtggccacagttgattttttttagaacatgCGAAAATCAATTTGCGTGcaaatgtcatccatgaaattaagtcaTTGAGGCCTCAtgaaaaaatatgtacatttttgtcaatttcataTCATGATGTTAGGATTTTTAGACAGACAGGGTGAAATCTGTACCTATAGGTTTACCTTTTTCTACCTGGGGGGTCAgtaccacctgtacatcctTCTTTCCACCGGCACTTCTACCTACACTCTCTTTCACTCCAGCTTTCACATCAGCACAGGGCAAGAGCatgaaaggaaggaaggaaggaaggagggaggaAAAGATGGAAAAGAGGAAAAGAAAAGTtgtaacagatacatgtactattgaaAGGAAAAGGGAAGAATACTACAATGGAATTATAAAGGCAATGAAAAGGAGGTATAGTGAATGACCTAAAGCTTGATTGGATAAGAATAGACCAATCACACAGCAGCATCTCCTCATTACCATATATTAACATGACATCATCACTATGTCTGCTGCAGTGATGGTGTCCCTATTCCCATTGCGCACTGATTGGATTAGACTAATGAGTACACCTGTTCATaccatataagtacacgagGGGCGAAGTGCCCACTGCCAGTACAGCGGACTCGTCCCCCACGTTGCCGACGTCCCCCACTTTGCCGACGTAGCGTGACGTTTGCAGTTTTCCTCTTTTCTCGTGGTCAGGGTATACGCTGGTGAAGGTTTGGACGTGACTGTTATTtgtgtgttgtttctttctggtTTTCGGTGAGAGCTTCAATGCAGTGGGGGTTGGTGTTTATAGAAGTAGACAAGTTTCCAGGGgcgttttcttttcttttttctttttttggttACCGTATTGTGAGACGGCTCTCCTATCATGCCTGTGGTTTTTCTCCCGGCGTGGAGGTTGGCAAACTCCGGTGCGGTTTTTTTTAGgctgttgttttctgtttgaCATGCTGGTTGCCGGGTGTAAGTTACTAACGCCGTTCTGTATGTTAGCATGTCACAGGTACCAGCGCCACAGCCGGGAGCCCCGCAGCCGAGATTAGGCGTGGGGGCGAGAACGGCAGCTCAGCCGCAGCCAGGAGTCCAGCAAGGACCCGCACAGCCTGGAGGGGTCCAGCAGGCACCCGCACAGCCTGGAGGGGTCCAGCAGGCACCCGCACAGCCTGGAGGGGTCCAGCAGGCACCCGCGCAGCCTGGAGGGGTTCAGCAGGCACCCGCACAGCCTGGAGGGGTTCAGCAGGGACCCGCACAGCCTGGAGGGGTCCAGCAGGCACCCGCGCAGCCTGGAGGGGTTCAGCAGGGACCCGCACAGCCTGGAGGGGTCCAGCAGGCACCCGCACAGCCTGGAGGAGTACAGCAGGGACCCGCACAGCCTCCCCTGCAGGGCGGTTTGCAGCCGCAGGCAGGACCACAGGCCGGCTTCCAAGGCGCTCTGGCCCCGGCAGGACCGCAGGTATctatttattttgattttagcACGTGTGGGCAAACCGTTTTGGTCGGGGTGCTGTGCCTAGTTTTGGTGTCGGCAATGTAATTTTTGGAGTGTGTTAGTCTATAGGTTTTCGTTTGTGCCGCGGTTTTTTTGTCTGTTCGGTTAGTTTATCGCTGTGAGTTCGTCGTCCAGGGTACATGAGACATTTTTTGCATACGTGCGGCTTCAGTTATGCTAATTTGTTGCGTCGCATGTTTCGTTACACCTGGGGAATGTCTAGGTGATGTAATCGTTTCAGGGTGTGGGCTTAACGTTCTCGTTCGTTACGCTCGAGCAGTGCCGGGAATACCGATAATACGTTTGTTTAAAAGAGATGTACACGAGGTGTACGGTATCGCACTTGGAAAGTGGCGAGAAATTTTACTTTGTGGAACGGAGATGTACACGAGGTGTACGATATCGCACTCGAGGAGTGGCgagaaattttacattttggaaCAAAGATGTACACGAGGTGTACGATATCGCACTCGGGGAGTGGCGAGAAATTTTATATTGTGGAACGGAGATGTACACGAGGTGTACGATATCGCACTCGGGGAGTGGCGAGAAAATTTTACTTTATGGAACAGAGATGTACACGAGGTGTACGAAGTCGCACTCGGGGAGTAGCGAGAAatttttacattgtataaaagaGATGTACACGAGGTGTACGATATCGCACTCGGGGAGTGGCGAGAAAATTTTACATTATGGAACAGAGATGTACACGAGGTGTACGAAGTCGCACTCGGGGAGTAGCGAGAAatttttacattgtataaaagaGATGTACACGAGGTGTACGATGTCGCACTTGGGAAGTGGCGAGAAGTTTCACATTGTTGAAAAGAAGATGTACACGAGGTGTACGATATCGCACTCGAGGAGTGGCgagaaattttacattttggaaCAAAGATGTACACGAGGTGTACGATATCGCACTCGGGGAGTGGCGAGAAATTTTATATTGTGGAACGGAGATGTACACGAGGTGTACGATATCGCACTCGGGGAGTGGCGAGAAAATTTTACTTTATGGAACAGAGATGTACACGAGGTGTACGAAGTCGCACTCGGGGAGTAGCGAGAAatttttacattgtataaaagaGATGTACACGAGGTGTACGATATCGCACTCGGGGAGTGGCGAGAAAATTTTACATTATGGAACAGAGATGTACACGAGGTGTACGAAGTCGCACTCGGGGAGTAGCGAGAAatttttacattgtataaaagaGATGTACACGAGGTGTACGATATCGCACTCGGGGAGTGGCGAGAAAATTTTACATTATGGAACAGAGATGTACACGAGGTGTACGAAGTCGCACTCGGGGAGTAGCGAGAAatttttacattgtataaaagaGATGTACACGAGGTGTACGATGTCGCACTTGGGAAGTGGCGAGAAGTTTCACATTGTTGAAAAGAAGATGTACACGAGGTGTACGATATCGCACTCGAGGAGTGGCGAGATGTTTTAAATTGTTGAAGGAGGTGTACACAAGGTTTACCATATCGCGTTCGGGAAGTGGCGagaaattttattttgtttaaaagATGTGCACGGGTGTACGACAGAGCACAGGGAAGTGGCGAGAAATGTTACTTGGTTAAAAATGTGCTTTTGGGGGTGGcgaaacattgtacatttgtttaAAAGGGATGTGCACGAGGTGTGCGACAGCACGCGCAGAGCGTAAGTTTACAGTTGTTAAAGAGATGGATATGGGGCGTCGGATTGTGCATTTGGGTAGCGCTGGGATCTTTTTTACGGTGTGTAATGAGATGGGCACGGAGTATCTAATGTTAATTTGACAGATCAGGGAAGTTTTACGTGTGTCTAAAGATAGGTACGCAAGGTGTACGACGTTGCGTGGGAAGTTCCGAAACTCTTTTGTTCTTAGAGAACTGATTGAATTGAATCATCGCTTGTGCGCGAGGTATACGGGTTCCCACGGGGTGGTGGGCGGAAAAGGTCACAGATTTTTGGAAGTGTTGTCACGTGATGCAACGCGCTCGCAAGAGTCTCATGTTGATGGAGTGTGTTTCTCTTTTCAATCTTAGGACGTAGCGGACCTCCGAAGGGAGGTAAGCGAGATGCGGGGTCTGATGTCGCAATTGCAGCAGGGCCGCACTGTGGAGGATGTCCGAAGTGAGCTAGTCTACTACGCGGGGAGGCCACAGGCTGCCTTCGACCCTCACAGGGCCATGGGCCTCATGGAGACGTTGGTGCAACAGGCTAGGAGGGAGGCGCACCCGAAAGCGAATGAGTTTCGGATCATTGTCGAGCGTGCATCGGTGCATCGCGACGAGTGGTTCTTTCCTGGACTCATTCTAAATCAGTTCGGCTCTGGAGAGGAGAAGAAAGTGGGCAAAGATATTGACTCGTTTGTAAACTTACAGAACAAGGTCCGCGGCGGTGGTGGTCGCGGCTACGTACCCACGTCATCAGCAAGGGGCCGCAGCTTCGGTGGGCGTCGCCAGACCCCGTACTACAACCCAACCCCGAGGCGAGGGAGGGGAAGAGGACGGCCGGGGCCTCAGCCCGATGACGCGTGTTTCAACTGCGGTAAACAAGGACACTGGGTTCGGGGTTGCCCCGAAACCCCAAGGAAATAGGGAAGATCAAAAATCTTCTCGTGAAGTTGGGAGCCTGAGTAACCGAGGGGAATACAGATGTGCGTATAACGTTTTGAAGTGTCAGGGCTCTTGTCCCAGTATTGGGCAGCTGTAGTACACTATAATTCGTTTTTGTTCTTTTCGTTTCTAGTTTGATTCTCAGCCGATAATTGAGTATGGTTGAGCCATAAGCGTGTGTAGTGCGCATGGGCCTGCGTGCCCGTTCCGTTTGTTATTTTGACGAGACAATTATCTAGTGAGCGATGTCAGAGACTATAGATATTTACATAGGATCGGAAGAACGCAAATGTAACCTAGAAGGATAGAAGTGTGTGCATAAGGACTGAAGTGTCAGGGTGATGTGATGTTATATTCAGATCCTGTCCCAGTGTTTGACACCAGTAGCGCGCTAtgattcttttgttgttttctgtgatcGTCGCTTCTCAGCCGATAATTGAGTAATTTGAGTCGTAAGCGTTTGTAGTGCGCATGGACCTGCGTGTCCAAGAATTACGTTTTCTCAACCCGATGTGTCAATTCTGTAAGGatcaatactgtaattcctggtttttttttcaatgtacgtTTATGTTCAGGGTTTCACGGTGACAACTGTAAAGTGAGCTTATTATTGCTGATAACAATTGATTGGACTTAGTGACAATAACAAATGATCCATTcactgtgaacatttagttccgagaacaagttaattTTTCTCAGACGGTGAAAGtgtggtaccgagaagacaaagtgaattacagtataacAGTTTATGGCTAGTAAACGGGCAGGatcagtttttgttttgttttttgtttttcaaagagTGAAGAATAAAACTTCGAACTGGCATCGTTTCTCTTGAGTCGTGCCTAGCATTAAGGGGGAGGTTTTATTAGGGGCAGTAACTGGGCAATCTAGCCTGACCGTCACAGTTACATTTCTTTACGTGTTTTACATATTTCGCTGGGGAGGTAGATATGAAATTGAGACGACAATGAGGATGGTCGCGAGAATTTTTTGTAATCATTATCTACGGTTTCAGTGCTTGGGGGGGTAAACACTGGAACGGGTCGTGGGAGTAGCGTTTGTTTATGAAAATAAGAAGGGGAAAATTTAACTTTTGCCCCGTGTTTACAAACAACTTAAAACTAATGGTCACGATACATTGATCAAGCGAGTGTAAACATACTGCTTAGTCGTCAGCATTAAGCGTAGGGTATACCAGTTTTCATGACAGATGACAGTTCAGGTAGCCGCAACATATTTGTTTACAGGAGAGGTCGGGTATGAGCTGACTTAATGCTATTCCGGGCTGACCAGGTTAATGACGGTAAAGATTGTCAGGACGTAATCTTGGTAATTGAAGGAATATAAGCCCTTGACGTGTGCGTTATCAAACTCACCTCTCTTCTGTTGAGGCGCCACGATTTCGACACAACGGTGGTTAGCGTATGTTATTGGGGCTCAGTCTCTTGGTTTCAGTTGAAATCAGGAAAGTTGCTGTAATTCCTTTGGCACAGTAGTTTGTGTCTTGCGTCGGGAAACACCTTCTTACAGCTCGACAATGTAGCTCGACCGGGTTCTCGGCGAGCGCCAAATGTAAATTTTAAGGTCAGAGTAGGACGTTTAATAGTTTTTAGAGCGGCTTTTCAAAGGGGGCCTATTGAGTTTAAACCTCCTCCTAAGTCCAGTTGTGCGCCAAAAAGCAGGGAAGCTTTAAGACTTTCACTCGTTTTGCTAGGCTGGAGCACACCCAAACGTGTAAGGTTTAATGATGGGACAAAGGGGGAAAAGCGTTGGTATAATAGGTCGACAGCGTCTCGCCAACCTACAAATCGCGGTGGGCgttcgcatgaattgtaaaccTGGTTGTAAGCAATTGACCCCAAGGTCGACTTCTAACGTAGTGTTTCTCTTAAGTTTTAGTGATATCTCTAAGACCTGTAGGGTGGTAATGACGCGTAATTTGTCTGCGTAATAAACCGTCTAAACCTCCAAATGTGGATGACGGGCGTGTAAGGAAAGCTTCTACCTTCCAGATGGGTCCGTGGCTCGTCCCCAACGTCCATGAGTTCGAGATGCACCACCCAGTGTGTCCGATAGAGGCGTACAAGCAGCACCTCCTAGCGGAGGAAGTGTGGATCACAAGGCGAAGAGATGGGAAAGTGATTGTGCCTCCGCCAATCCAACAGGTGGCCTTGGGGAAAATCAAGGCCTCAGCGGACTCTTTAATGTTTCGGGACCCGGATAAGTTTCTGGCAGGGGGTATTCACAGGCACCTGGATGAATGGAAGGAAATTCTGGGGGATGGTCCTGGCGATAGGGAAGTGTTGGGTTGGATCGAAAATGGAGTAAATATCCTGGATTTTCTGCAACCGTTCACAGGTTCCTATAAAGGGGAGACATACATGGATAGTGCCTTTCCACCCCCCAGATATTTCCAGAAATCATTTAGCTGTCGCCCCTTCGCGAAAGTTGTGTCTGACACAATCAGAGCTAGGATAGTCTCTGGGGCTGTGAATATATGGGGAAGAGTAGGAGAGGTACCACCCCCGTATCTCGTCATGCCGCTCACGGTGGAGCCAGGAAAGCCCAGGTTGTGCCATGACCTCCGTTATTTGAACAAGTGGATGAAAGACTGCCCTTTCCAGTTAGATTCGATTCTGAACTTGACAAAATACGTAGGGCGCAACCAGTACCAAACAAAATGTGATGATAAAAGTGGCTACGACCACGTCTTATACACAGAGAGTAGCAAACCCCTGGTAGGTTTTCAGTGGGGCGGGATCTGGTATGTGTCAGCCTCTCTGAGTTATGGCTGGAAGGAGTCCGCTTTCGTGTATCAGAAGATAGGTTTGGTCCCTATGCACCGAATCAGGGCGTTAGGCGTGCCGTCTTCGTTATATATCGATGACAGGCACGCCGAGCGCCTCAGACTTCAGAGGAGAGGCGAGCCAGCCGAGTCGAAAGAGCTGTCTAAGCCTCAGGTAGTGGTCTGGTCGGATTTCGAGTTAGCGCAGGCAGCGTGTTTCATTATGTGCTATACGCTGGTGGTTTTGGGCTATTTCATAGGAATAAACAAGTCACAGCTCGACCCTGTTAAGTTCCTGGAGTTTCTGGGCCTAGGAGTTGACTCCCGGCTGCTAGCTTTCTTAGTCCCGGAAAGGAAGAGGGTTTCAGTAGCTAAGATAAGGGACGAAGCGCTCGCTCAGGATAGAGTGCCAATAGTAACCCTGCAAAAACTCACTGGGAAGTTGGTGTCTTTTAGCCTAGCAGTACCAGCAGCTAAGCTTTATTGCCGGGAGATGTTTGCAGCCATTGCAAAAGCGGAGAGGGATGGCTCTACTATTCCCATACAAGGGGGGGTGTTGCGGGAGTTGAAGCATTGGAAATTTCTCGATAATTGGGAGGGTTGTGTGACGTGGAGAAAAGAGAAGCATGAGGTGGTCACCCTGTCTTCAGACGCGTCAGGTTTCAAATGGGCGGGGTCAGTTGAAACGAGCGAGGGTGAGGTACGGATAGGCGATTACTGGCAAGGGAGCGAGACGGACGAGAGCATTGCCGTCAAAGAGACGGAGGCCCTGACAAGGGTCCTCCTGTCTATGGAGGAACATGTAAGGGATAAGAGGGTGATTGCGAGGGTAGACAATGCCAACCTCATCTCGGCGTGGGAGAATCAGGGAGGAAAGAGTTTGGGGTTGGTAAGAGCGGTGGTTAAGCTATGGGAGACTGTGGTGACGCTTAACGTCGACTTAAGCCTCAGGTATGTCCCTTCCGCCGCAAACCCAGCGGATGCTCCGTCTAGGAAGCTATCCGGGAAAGACGCCCAACTCCACCCTGAGGTTTTTGCTAGCATTGACGCTCAGTTCGGAGGTAGCCAGGGGTTCGACACAGATTTGATGGCACTCCCCTCCAACGTACAGACAGGGAGGGATGGGAAAAAGCTCAAATTCTTCAGCCCATACCCCGTCCCGGGAACGGAGGGTGTCGATGTATTGACTCAGTCCCTCGAGGGAAGGAATGCTTATGTCTTCCCGCCTTTCGTTATGATAGAGCCTATTTTGAGTTTCATCTGGGAACAAAAGGCATCGGTTACTGTAGTTCTCCCTGATCTCACACCCAGGAAGTTCTGGTGGCCAGTGGTGTGGAGCAGAGCGGTGAAGGCGGTGAAGGTGGCAGAGGCCGGACAGCTGGTCCTACGGTGCCCTTCCCGCAGGGGACGGTG
The sequence above is drawn from the Branchiostoma floridae strain S238N-H82 chromosome 17, Bfl_VNyyK, whole genome shotgun sequence genome and encodes:
- the LOC118404581 gene encoding glutenin, high molecular weight subunit DX5-like translates to MSQVPAPQPGAPQPRLGVGARTAAQPQPGVQQGPAQPGGVQQAPAQPGGVQQAPAQPGGVQQAPAQPGGVQQAPAQPGGVQQGPAQPGGVQQAPAQPGGVQQGPAQPGGVQQAPAQPGGVQQGPAQPPLQGGLQPQAGPQAGFQGALAPAGPQDVADLRREVSEMRGLMSQLQQGRTVEDVRSELVYYAGRPQAAFDPHRAMGLMETLVQQARREAHPKANEFRIIVERASVHRDEWFFPGLILNQFGSGEEKKVGKDIDSFVNLQNKVRGGGGRGYVPTSSARGRSFGGRRQTPYYNPTPRRGRGRGRPGPQPDDACFNCGKQGHWVRGCPETPRK